A DNA window from Pseudarthrobacter sp. W1I19 contains the following coding sequences:
- a CDS encoding TetR/AcrR family transcriptional regulator gives MPDRRTQLLDAALTVVADKGMKGLTHRAVDAAAHLSEGTTSNYYRNRAALVEAVLDRLLELDAALLQDQGPAGPPQNVEELAAQLAALVLALAGHHAGLTRARLALSLDKPESVTAGHFRLVGGLEHALAALGIADAPARARDVADYGDGVLLHLLTVRRDEQPDAAAIAAAVRRLLG, from the coding sequence ATGCCTGACCGCCGGACCCAACTGCTGGATGCTGCCCTCACGGTGGTGGCGGACAAGGGCATGAAGGGCCTCACCCACCGGGCGGTGGATGCCGCCGCCCACCTGTCCGAAGGCACCACCTCCAACTACTACCGGAACCGCGCTGCCTTGGTCGAAGCTGTTCTGGACCGTTTGCTGGAGCTGGACGCCGCGCTCCTGCAGGACCAGGGGCCGGCCGGACCGCCGCAAAACGTTGAGGAACTGGCAGCCCAACTGGCCGCCCTGGTGCTGGCACTGGCCGGGCACCACGCGGGCCTCACCCGCGCCCGCCTGGCCCTCTCCCTGGATAAGCCCGAGTCGGTAACAGCCGGGCACTTCCGGCTGGTGGGCGGACTGGAACACGCCCTCGCCGCGCTGGGCATAGCCGACGCACCGGCCCGTGCGAGGGACGTGGCGGACTACGGCGACGGCGTGCTGCTCCACCTGCTCACCGTCAGGCGGGACGAGCAGCCTGATGCTGCAGCCATCGCCGCAGCAGTCCGGCGCCTGCTGGGTTAG
- a CDS encoding MFS transporter: protein MSIPNTETTPAAAEGTTGQPSSEPGKDGVQRRTAVRWKLFLLLLVLVAVNYIDRGSISVALPIIQKEFNLAPELVGLLLSAFFWTYAVMQIPVGWLIDKFGPRKVMTASCIGWGAATAASGMAGGFLSMFIARMGIGVTEAGVMPAGGKLNAIWMHKSERGRGATILDAGAPLGAGLGGIIIAGLIASTGSWRWAFVIAGAATVLMGLAVWWYVRDNPREHRGVNKAEAAYIEASHAAEDAEAKLDGGQGKRGLLPYLKFRSFWAMCFGWLGFNGVFYGLLTWGPLYLAQAKGFDLKTIGWSTFVIFGAGFVGEIIGGTIADKWRAAGASANRVMRTLLGISSAVVIGGLVGVTVVADPTTAVVLLSLVMFFLRWVGLFWSIPSILGGRTNAGVLGGAMNFSGNISGFLTPIAVGLIVGATGSYTWALLYFVGSAIIMGASVLTLNYNKRLPV from the coding sequence GTGTCCATCCCCAACACTGAAACAACGCCGGCAGCTGCCGAAGGCACCACCGGCCAACCATCGAGCGAACCCGGCAAGGACGGCGTGCAACGGCGCACCGCCGTCCGCTGGAAACTCTTCCTGCTGCTGCTGGTCCTGGTTGCGGTCAATTACATAGACCGCGGTTCGATCTCCGTTGCGCTCCCGATCATCCAGAAAGAGTTCAACCTCGCTCCTGAACTCGTGGGTCTCCTGCTCTCGGCCTTCTTCTGGACCTACGCCGTGATGCAGATCCCGGTGGGCTGGCTGATCGACAAGTTCGGACCCCGCAAAGTCATGACCGCCTCGTGCATCGGCTGGGGCGCCGCCACCGCCGCCTCAGGTATGGCCGGCGGATTCCTCAGCATGTTCATTGCCCGGATGGGCATCGGCGTCACCGAAGCCGGTGTGATGCCCGCCGGCGGCAAACTCAACGCGATCTGGATGCACAAGTCCGAACGCGGCCGCGGCGCCACCATCCTGGACGCCGGTGCACCGCTCGGCGCCGGTCTGGGCGGCATCATCATTGCTGGCCTGATCGCCTCCACCGGCAGCTGGCGCTGGGCCTTCGTCATCGCCGGCGCCGCCACCGTGCTGATGGGCCTGGCCGTCTGGTGGTACGTCCGCGACAACCCCCGCGAGCACCGGGGCGTCAATAAGGCTGAAGCCGCGTACATCGAGGCCTCGCATGCGGCAGAGGATGCCGAGGCAAAGCTCGACGGCGGGCAGGGCAAGCGGGGACTGCTCCCCTACCTCAAGTTCCGTTCCTTCTGGGCCATGTGCTTCGGCTGGCTGGGATTCAACGGCGTTTTCTACGGCCTGCTGACCTGGGGCCCGCTCTACCTGGCCCAGGCCAAGGGCTTTGACCTGAAAACCATCGGCTGGTCTACCTTCGTCATCTTCGGAGCAGGCTTCGTCGGCGAAATCATCGGCGGCACCATCGCCGACAAATGGCGGGCAGCCGGCGCCTCGGCCAACCGCGTCATGCGTACCCTCCTGGGCATCTCCAGCGCCGTGGTCATCGGTGGCCTGGTGGGCGTCACGGTTGTTGCGGACCCCACCACCGCCGTCGTACTGCTCTCCCTGGTGATGTTCTTCCTGCGCTGGGTAGGCCTGTTCTGGAGCATCCCCTCCATCCTGGGCGGGCGCACCAACGCCGGCGTCCTGGGCGGCGCCATGAACTTCAGCGGCAACATCTCCGGCTTCCTCACACCCATCGCCGTCGGACTTATTGTTGGCGCCACGGGCTCCTACACCTGGGCGCTGCTGTACTTCGTGGGATCCGCAATCATCATGGGCGCCTCCGTCCTGACCCTGAATTACAACAAGCGGCTTCCTGTCTAA
- a CDS encoding IclR family transcriptional regulator, with translation MANSPSRDSVVDRIVRLIAAFPQDVGALQLSELAARAGLPLTTTHRLVRQLAGHGLLDTGPGGTVQPGLRLWELVNRTSPALVLRQAAMPFMEDIQHVLNQNVNLAVLDGWEALFVERLSRRGSVANRAQVAGRMPVHVSSAGLALMAHQDKVVQAEYLDQFADPDGKLTKEDVRTLLAETARQGFAQLKGVVDPDTWGIAVPVLNRRQRAVASLGVVVPLREMRLQALVPALQTAARGIARQLADP, from the coding sequence GTGGCCAATTCCCCTTCCCGTGATTCCGTGGTGGACAGGATTGTCCGGCTGATCGCGGCCTTCCCACAGGACGTGGGTGCCCTGCAGCTTTCGGAGCTGGCTGCCCGCGCCGGCTTGCCGCTGACCACCACCCACCGCCTGGTCCGCCAACTCGCCGGACATGGACTGCTCGATACCGGCCCCGGCGGCACGGTCCAGCCGGGACTCCGCCTGTGGGAGCTCGTGAACCGCACCTCCCCTGCGCTGGTGCTGCGTCAGGCGGCGATGCCATTTATGGAGGACATCCAGCACGTCCTGAACCAGAACGTGAACCTCGCGGTGCTGGACGGCTGGGAGGCCCTCTTCGTGGAGCGGCTGTCCCGGCGCGGTTCGGTGGCCAACCGCGCCCAGGTGGCGGGCCGGATGCCCGTCCATGTCTCGTCCGCGGGGCTGGCGCTGATGGCCCACCAGGACAAGGTGGTCCAGGCTGAGTACCTGGATCAGTTCGCCGACCCGGACGGGAAGCTCACCAAGGAGGACGTCCGGACCCTGCTGGCCGAAACAGCCCGCCAGGGCTTCGCCCAGTTGAAGGGCGTAGTGGATCCGGACACCTGGGGAATCGCCGTACCGGTACTCAACCGCAGGCAGCGCGCGGTGGCATCGCTCGGCGTCGTGGTTCCTTTGCGGGAGATGCGCCTGCAAGCCTTGGTGCCGGCGCTGCAGACCGCTGCCCGCGGAATCGCCCGCCAGCTGGCCGACCCTTAG
- a CDS encoding iron ABC transporter permease, which yields MSGMPVRSMARSPFVLVVGVVLTWFIAAFLVWPNVNILMATFFPDGSFSGRAAEKLFSSQRAMKALGNSFLLAMALSITVNLVGIFIVLVTHYFRIRGSRILFLGYASTFIYGGIVLAAGYKFIYGDKGIVTSLLVKVFPGLDPGWFSGFFAVLVVMTFATTTNHMLFVANALKGIDYQTVEAARNLGASTWTILRRIVLPMLKPTLFAVTILSFLTGLGALSAPQVLGGRDFQTITPMILTFTNSPTSRDLAALLAVILGVATILMLAVMSRLEKGGTYFSVSKVSSALQKQQITNPVANVVVHTLAYLLFAVYTLPVLLIVLYSFADGAAIQTGQLSLGSLTLENYARVLTQRSGLRPFIVSVVYSALAALIAVGGLLFVARLLQKYRNWVSTAFEYLLHIPWILPSALLALGLIVSYDHPNPLVGGAVLTGTTVILLIAFVTVKIPFTLRMLKASFASVNSSLEEAAAIMGAKTLYVFRRILLPLVLPAAAAITALNFNSLLDDYDTAIFLAHPLVQPLGLVIKANTDGAEGVEGVANTFVYTVLLMVITGVTMYLVYGRSRGKGPRKKRLPAAPPPAAVPGPALCMMSDDDAGKAAAPVR from the coding sequence ATGAGCGGCATGCCGGTCCGTAGCATGGCCCGCTCCCCCTTCGTCCTGGTGGTGGGCGTTGTCCTCACCTGGTTCATCGCCGCGTTCCTGGTGTGGCCCAACGTAAACATCCTGATGGCGACGTTCTTCCCGGACGGCAGTTTCTCCGGCCGGGCCGCGGAGAAACTCTTCTCCTCCCAACGGGCCATGAAGGCCCTGGGGAACAGCTTCCTGCTCGCCATGGCCTTGTCCATCACCGTAAATCTGGTGGGAATCTTCATTGTCCTGGTGACGCACTACTTCCGGATCAGGGGGTCCAGGATCCTGTTCCTGGGCTACGCCTCCACGTTCATCTACGGCGGCATTGTGCTGGCGGCCGGGTACAAGTTCATCTACGGGGACAAAGGCATTGTCACGTCCCTGCTGGTCAAGGTGTTCCCGGGCCTGGACCCGGGCTGGTTCTCGGGTTTCTTCGCGGTCCTGGTGGTGATGACTTTTGCCACCACCACCAACCACATGCTGTTTGTGGCCAACGCGTTGAAGGGCATCGACTACCAAACCGTGGAGGCAGCCCGGAACCTCGGCGCTTCCACCTGGACCATCCTGCGGCGGATTGTGCTGCCCATGCTCAAGCCCACGCTGTTCGCCGTCACCATCCTGTCCTTCCTGACCGGCCTCGGCGCTTTGAGCGCCCCACAGGTACTGGGCGGCCGGGACTTCCAGACCATCACGCCGATGATCCTGACCTTCACCAACAGCCCCACCTCCCGCGACCTCGCTGCGCTGCTGGCTGTCATCCTGGGCGTGGCCACCATCCTGATGCTCGCCGTGATGTCCCGGCTCGAAAAAGGCGGCACGTACTTTTCGGTGTCAAAGGTATCCTCAGCACTGCAGAAGCAGCAGATCACCAACCCGGTGGCCAACGTGGTGGTCCACACCCTGGCGTACCTGCTCTTTGCCGTGTACACCCTGCCGGTGCTCCTGATTGTGCTGTATTCGTTTGCCGACGGCGCCGCCATCCAAACCGGGCAGCTCTCCCTGGGCAGCCTGACGCTGGAGAACTACGCGCGGGTCCTGACGCAGCGGTCGGGGCTGCGGCCGTTCATCGTCAGTGTGGTGTACAGCGCCCTGGCTGCCCTGATCGCCGTCGGCGGCCTGCTCTTCGTGGCCCGTCTGCTGCAGAAGTACCGGAACTGGGTGTCAACCGCCTTCGAATACCTGCTGCACATACCGTGGATCCTGCCCTCGGCACTGCTCGCACTGGGCCTGATTGTCAGTTACGACCACCCGAATCCGCTGGTGGGCGGCGCTGTCCTTACGGGCACAACGGTGATCCTGCTGATCGCCTTTGTGACGGTCAAGATCCCGTTTACGCTCCGGATGCTCAAGGCGTCCTTCGCCTCCGTGAATTCCTCGCTTGAAGAGGCAGCGGCCATCATGGGCGCCAAAACACTCTACGTGTTCCGCCGGATCCTCCTGCCGCTGGTGCTGCCGGCAGCCGCCGCCATCACCGCCCTGAACTTCAACAGCCTGCTGGATGACTACGACACCGCCATCTTCCTGGCCCACCCGTTGGTTCAGCCCCTGGGCCTGGTGATCAAGGCCAACACCGATGGGGCAGAAGGTGTGGAGGGCGTGGCCAACACCTTTGTCTACACCGTGCTGCTCATGGTCATCACCGGCGTCACGATGTACCTGGTGTACGGCCGGTCGCGCGGGAAAGGGCCGCGCAAGAAGCGGTTGCCGGCAGCGCCTCCTCCCGCAGCAGTTCCCGGCCCCGCACTTTGCATGATGTCCGACGACGACGCAGGGAAGGCCGCCGCTCCTGTCCGCTGA
- a CDS encoding FAD-dependent monooxygenase, with amino-acid sequence MEIISIVGGGIAGLALASCLDQDQFEVTVYEKRPELPTVGNALGMWPNAQRALARIGVLEEARAVSPVIGSGSVRNAAGEPWVTVSAGDMFAISRIDLLPLLDAAVPGTVRRVTDHVRTLPAHGGLVVGADGVHSVVRREGWGSRSTAKLTPHLALRGTLPSTVSPDVVGEYWGRGDLFGIASARGGMFWYASYRSTLGPYDIDAASALEQARERYAGHAPAIRQVLAAATPEACLVQRIWTTPRLKSFVRGRTVLIGDAAHAMAPTLGRGACESLVDAVTLADLLNTLPEEQALKAYDRQRRLRTGALSLASSALARIALAEGGQPVRDRLLTLARRRPAGAVVGSGSAG; translated from the coding sequence ATGGAGATAATCTCGATTGTTGGCGGCGGCATCGCCGGCCTGGCGCTTGCCTCATGCCTGGACCAGGACCAATTTGAGGTGACGGTTTACGAGAAGCGGCCGGAACTGCCCACCGTGGGCAACGCGCTGGGGATGTGGCCGAACGCCCAGCGCGCCTTGGCCCGGATTGGGGTGCTGGAGGAGGCCCGGGCCGTCAGTCCCGTGATCGGCAGCGGCTCGGTCCGCAATGCCGCAGGCGAGCCCTGGGTGACAGTCAGCGCGGGGGACATGTTCGCGATTTCCCGCATCGACCTGCTGCCGCTGCTTGATGCGGCCGTACCTGGCACAGTCCGCCGCGTCACGGACCATGTCCGGACGCTCCCAGCGCATGGGGGCCTGGTGGTAGGGGCGGACGGCGTGCACAGCGTGGTTCGCCGCGAGGGCTGGGGCAGCCGCAGCACCGCCAAACTCACCCCCCATCTCGCCCTGCGCGGCACCCTTCCCTCGACGGTCAGCCCGGACGTGGTCGGCGAGTACTGGGGCCGCGGCGACTTGTTCGGCATCGCCTCCGCCAGGGGCGGAATGTTCTGGTACGCCAGCTACCGGTCCACGCTTGGCCCTTACGACATCGACGCAGCGTCAGCCCTGGAGCAGGCCCGGGAGCGCTACGCGGGGCACGCGCCGGCCATACGCCAGGTACTGGCGGCCGCCACCCCAGAAGCCTGCCTGGTGCAGCGGATCTGGACAACTCCGCGCCTCAAGTCCTTCGTCCGGGGCCGGACCGTACTCATCGGTGACGCCGCGCACGCCATGGCCCCCACCCTCGGACGTGGCGCCTGTGAATCCCTGGTGGACGCGGTCACGCTGGCTGACCTCCTCAACACGCTGCCCGAGGAGCAGGCACTTAAGGCGTACGACCGGCAGCGCCGCCTGCGCACCGGTGCGCTGAGCCTGGCGTCCTCGGCGCTCGCGCGCATCGCCCTGGCAGAAGGCGGCCAGCCCGTGCGTGACCGGCTGCTCACGCTGGCCCGACGGCGGCCGGCGGGTGCCGTCGTCGGCAGCGGTTCCGCAGGCTGA
- a CDS encoding amino acid-binding protein, with protein sequence MKPPARNTPAAELSCEVCGMMPEPPKARLTLANVAVMLPIELLVHALVVETHLPYVAKVLVLTLTATVLVIWVAEPSAARILRGWLHAPALRHRRKLGAAPALWRARTVLCDEPGSLQKLTRALARTGTNILSIHVHPVAGGVLDEFVLSAPGHVGERELLDALHDGGGTRSHAWPTTALAMADGQTKALSLAARIADAPDELPLAVAELLQARILAPAEAALEKHGAGTLLKIPTAWHGPITFVRPGEPFTPAESARAHRLAELAEILVHRRAGSPQ encoded by the coding sequence ATGAAGCCTCCCGCACGGAACACGCCCGCGGCCGAATTGAGCTGCGAAGTCTGCGGCATGATGCCCGAACCCCCCAAAGCGCGGCTGACCCTGGCCAACGTGGCCGTGATGCTGCCCATCGAACTCCTGGTGCACGCCCTGGTGGTGGAGACCCACCTGCCCTATGTGGCCAAGGTGTTGGTACTTACCCTCACTGCCACGGTGCTGGTGATCTGGGTGGCGGAGCCGTCGGCAGCCCGGATCCTGCGCGGCTGGCTGCACGCGCCGGCGCTGCGCCATCGGCGGAAGTTGGGTGCGGCCCCTGCACTCTGGCGGGCGCGGACCGTCCTGTGCGATGAGCCGGGTTCCCTGCAGAAGCTCACCAGGGCATTGGCCAGGACAGGAACCAACATTTTGAGCATCCACGTTCACCCGGTGGCCGGCGGCGTGCTGGACGAGTTTGTCCTCTCCGCTCCCGGGCACGTAGGTGAACGCGAGCTCCTGGACGCCCTGCACGACGGCGGCGGCACCCGTTCCCACGCCTGGCCCACCACCGCCCTGGCGATGGCCGACGGGCAGACCAAGGCCCTCAGCCTCGCCGCGCGGATCGCCGACGCACCGGACGAGCTCCCCCTGGCGGTGGCCGAACTCCTCCAGGCAAGGATCCTCGCCCCTGCAGAGGCGGCGCTGGAGAAACACGGCGCCGGGACCCTCCTGAAGATTCCCACCGCCTGGCATGGCCCCATCACCTTCGTCCGGCCCGGGGAACCGTTCACGCCGGCAGAGTCCGCCCGCGCCCACCGACTCGCAGAGCTCGCTGAAATCCTCGTGCACCGGCGGGCCGGCTCCCCTCAGTAG
- a CDS encoding ABC transporter ATP-binding protein yields the protein MIRLDNIEVSFGDFTAIPNLDLHVRPGEFFTLLGPSGCGKTTALRTLAGFIQPSKGKVRVDGKDVTRLPSDKRQVGMVFQNYALFPSMSVWENIAFGLRVRKEKPADSDRMVRDIARRVELSDDQLAKNVAELSGGQQQRVAVARALVLRPKILLLDEPLSNLDAKLRHQLRQQLKDLQSQFGITTVYVTHDQDEALAMSDRVAVFNKGVVEQVGTPQEIYDHSATEFVCNFIGDSSALTPEFVAELNRRSGAGLSTDASSYLRVEKASLHPDAEGGTAVGLPGTVVSRTYHGLHSRYVVRSHGSDIRLLVREDGGPQPEPETDATVYLRPEHILQYHPATGVALEREDQAVPLP from the coding sequence ATGATCCGCTTGGACAACATCGAAGTTTCCTTTGGCGATTTCACCGCCATCCCCAACCTGGACCTGCACGTCCGGCCTGGCGAGTTTTTCACCCTCCTGGGGCCTTCAGGCTGCGGGAAGACGACGGCGCTGCGCACCTTGGCCGGATTCATCCAGCCATCCAAGGGCAAAGTGCGGGTGGACGGCAAGGATGTCACACGGCTTCCCAGCGACAAGAGGCAGGTGGGCATGGTGTTCCAGAACTATGCCCTTTTCCCCAGCATGAGCGTGTGGGAAAACATTGCCTTCGGCCTGCGGGTACGGAAAGAGAAACCGGCGGACAGCGACCGTATGGTCCGGGACATCGCCCGGCGGGTGGAGCTCAGCGATGATCAGCTGGCCAAGAACGTGGCGGAACTGTCCGGCGGGCAGCAGCAGCGCGTGGCTGTGGCGCGTGCACTGGTTCTGCGGCCCAAGATCCTGCTGCTGGATGAACCTCTGTCCAACCTGGACGCGAAGCTGCGGCACCAGTTGCGGCAGCAGCTGAAGGACCTGCAAAGCCAGTTCGGCATTACCACCGTCTACGTCACGCACGACCAGGACGAGGCGCTGGCCATGAGCGACCGGGTGGCGGTGTTCAACAAGGGTGTGGTGGAGCAGGTGGGTACTCCCCAGGAGATCTACGACCATTCCGCCACCGAGTTCGTCTGCAACTTCATCGGGGACAGCTCGGCGCTGACGCCGGAGTTCGTCGCGGAGTTGAACCGCCGCTCGGGGGCGGGCCTCAGCACGGACGCCAGCTCCTACCTGCGGGTGGAGAAAGCGTCCCTGCATCCGGACGCGGAAGGGGGAACCGCCGTCGGACTTCCGGGCACGGTGGTGTCCCGCACCTACCACGGGCTGCACAGCCGCTACGTGGTGCGCAGCCACGGCTCGGATATCCGCCTCCTGGTCCGGGAGGACGGCGGGCCGCAGCCGGAGCCTGAAACCGACGCCACGGTGTATCTCCGGCCTGAACACATCCTGCAGTACCACCCTGCGACCGGTGTGGCCCTGGAGCGGGAAGACCAGGCGGTACCGCTGCCATGA
- a CDS encoding 4-hydroxybenzoate 3-monooxygenase: MPARKTITTQVAIMGAGPAGLMLSHLLAKLGIESTVIEVRSHEEIAHTVRAGILEHGTVNLLVDSGVSDRVLRQGDRHDGIELRFNGESHRVDFKDLVGESVWLYPQTDVFLDLAACRKDDGGDVRYSVTDTSVHDLEGKPKVWFTDADGVESEIQADFLVGADGSRSHCRFQIPEAHRKWYFHEYPFAWFGILAEAPRSSDELIYANSDNGFALISQRTETVQRMYFQCDPKENVAEWDDDRIWAEFRSRVNGNGFELKEGPVIEKMVLPFRSFVHTPMRYGNLFLAGDAAHTVPPTGAKGLNLAIHDVKVLFEGLDSHYNSGSERLLETYSDRALERVWKAQQFSYWMTTMLHTPAGADDFSRARQLGELHSVVTSRHGMAYLAEAYTGWPGAS, translated from the coding sequence ATGCCAGCACGCAAGACCATCACCACCCAGGTGGCCATCATGGGAGCCGGGCCGGCCGGGCTGATGCTCTCCCACCTGCTGGCAAAATTAGGCATCGAGTCCACGGTCATCGAAGTCCGGAGCCACGAGGAGATCGCCCACACGGTCCGCGCCGGCATCCTGGAACACGGCACCGTCAACCTGCTGGTGGACAGCGGAGTCTCGGACCGCGTGCTGCGCCAGGGCGACCGGCATGATGGCATCGAATTGCGTTTCAACGGCGAGAGCCACCGCGTGGACTTCAAGGATCTCGTGGGCGAGTCCGTGTGGCTCTACCCGCAGACGGACGTCTTCCTGGACCTCGCGGCCTGCAGGAAGGACGACGGCGGGGACGTCCGCTACAGCGTCACTGACACTTCCGTCCACGATCTTGAGGGCAAGCCGAAGGTCTGGTTCACCGACGCCGACGGTGTGGAGTCCGAGATCCAGGCGGACTTCCTGGTGGGCGCGGACGGTTCCCGCAGCCACTGCCGGTTCCAAATTCCGGAGGCGCACCGCAAGTGGTACTTCCACGAGTACCCGTTCGCCTGGTTCGGCATCCTCGCCGAAGCCCCGCGCAGCTCCGATGAGCTGATCTACGCCAACTCAGACAACGGCTTCGCCCTGATCAGCCAGCGCACCGAGACCGTCCAGCGGATGTACTTCCAGTGCGATCCCAAGGAAAACGTGGCGGAGTGGGATGACGACCGGATTTGGGCCGAGTTCCGCAGCCGGGTCAACGGCAATGGCTTTGAGCTGAAGGAGGGCCCGGTCATCGAGAAGATGGTGCTGCCGTTCCGCAGCTTTGTCCACACCCCTATGCGGTACGGCAACCTGTTCCTTGCCGGCGACGCCGCGCACACCGTTCCGCCTACCGGGGCCAAGGGCCTGAACCTGGCCATCCATGACGTCAAGGTGCTCTTCGAAGGGCTGGACAGCCACTACAACTCCGGCTCCGAGCGGCTCTTGGAGACCTACAGCGACCGCGCTTTGGAGCGCGTATGGAAGGCCCAGCAGTTCTCCTACTGGATGACCACCATGCTGCACACCCCTGCCGGCGCCGATGACTTCTCCCGCGCGCGGCAGTTGGGTGAACTCCATTCTGTGGTGACTTCCCGGCACGGCATGGCCTACCTCGCCGAGGCCTACACGGGCTGGCCGGGCGCGAGCTAA
- a CDS encoding FUSC family protein — translation MKLLAEMFSIGPGNKDHHPALRCAVGVFVPLLTLVFLGRLDLAIFASFGAFTGIYGRGEPHGTRFSLQLRAGLLMLAVILLATLAARTATALYLDSTGTAWLLVAATTLVAGACSLIISWWRIRPAGSLFHIFAFAAIASIPHQPPLWQAMLVAVLTSAFCLLIGFSARILPSHRTPWVRPRRVRRTPNEKRAAWLEGLGYLVAAGLAGSLATWAGELLGFGHNYWAMVAAVVPLVGHTTRHRVRRGIQRIIGTILGLVILAGIVLLRLEPWQTVLVMALCQFGAEMFIIRQYLLAQLFVTPLALISTLLVVPSPAEVLLRDRIIETVIGAAVGIAVVLAPGAWRRFRERTTAGPGKVPHSPPVRQE, via the coding sequence TTGAAGCTGCTCGCCGAGATGTTCAGTATTGGTCCCGGCAACAAGGACCACCACCCCGCGCTGCGGTGCGCCGTGGGAGTCTTCGTTCCGCTCCTCACGCTGGTGTTCCTGGGCCGGCTGGACCTGGCCATCTTCGCGTCCTTCGGCGCCTTCACCGGCATCTACGGCCGCGGCGAGCCGCACGGCACGCGCTTTTCGCTGCAGTTGCGGGCCGGGCTGCTCATGCTCGCGGTCATCCTGCTGGCCACCCTCGCGGCCCGGACTGCCACAGCCCTCTACCTCGACAGCACCGGCACAGCCTGGCTCCTGGTTGCGGCCACCACGCTTGTAGCCGGCGCCTGCTCCCTGATCATCTCCTGGTGGCGGATCCGTCCCGCGGGCTCACTGTTCCACATCTTCGCGTTTGCGGCCATCGCCTCCATACCCCACCAGCCGCCGCTGTGGCAGGCCATGCTGGTGGCCGTGCTCACCTCTGCGTTCTGCCTGCTGATCGGCTTCTCCGCCAGGATCCTGCCCAGCCACCGCACCCCGTGGGTCCGGCCGCGCCGTGTCCGGCGCACGCCCAACGAGAAACGTGCGGCCTGGCTGGAGGGCCTGGGCTACCTCGTCGCGGCCGGGCTGGCCGGCTCACTGGCCACCTGGGCGGGGGAGCTGCTGGGCTTCGGGCACAATTATTGGGCCATGGTTGCGGCCGTGGTCCCGCTGGTGGGGCACACCACCAGGCACCGCGTCCGCCGCGGCATCCAAAGGATCATCGGCACCATCCTTGGCCTGGTGATCCTGGCCGGGATTGTACTGCTGCGCCTGGAGCCCTGGCAGACGGTGCTGGTGATGGCCCTGTGCCAGTTCGGCGCCGAGATGTTCATCATCCGCCAGTACCTGCTCGCCCAGCTTTTCGTGACACCCCTTGCCCTCATTTCCACCCTCCTGGTGGTCCCCTCGCCGGCGGAGGTCCTGCTCCGGGACCGCATTATCGAAACGGTGATCGGGGCCGCCGTCGGCATTGCCGTGGTGCTGGCACCAGGCGCCTGGCGCCGGTTCCGGGAACGTACGACGGCGGGTCCCGGCAAAGTGCCTCACTCCCCGCCGGTGCGTCAGGAGTAG
- a CDS encoding GntR family transcriptional regulator, which yields MLTAEETQDKDRPLRETVRDTLRTRIFEGHYAPGTRLVERDLAAEFSVSRLPVREALRMLRQEGLISDRGARGAEVSSLSPKDVEDLFDVRQSLEVLACRLAAQRATEKDLAFLLGLLDSAEGFLAKGAVMEAHRANSEFHDAITGIADNNFLKSALEPLQGRMHWLFRHVSDLPELIREHRELYEAIASGDPDRAAAQSASHIGKYREQFPEDFQKTEPQLHRKK from the coding sequence ATGCTGACCGCAGAAGAGACCCAGGACAAGGACCGCCCCCTTCGCGAGACTGTCCGGGACACCCTCCGCACCCGGATTTTCGAAGGACACTACGCTCCCGGCACCCGGCTGGTGGAACGCGACCTCGCAGCAGAATTCTCCGTGTCCCGGCTGCCGGTCCGCGAAGCGCTGCGCATGCTCCGCCAGGAAGGCCTCATCAGCGACCGCGGGGCACGTGGAGCGGAGGTCAGTTCACTGAGCCCCAAGGACGTGGAAGACCTTTTCGACGTCCGCCAATCCCTGGAAGTCCTGGCCTGCCGGCTTGCGGCGCAACGGGCCACCGAGAAGGACCTCGCGTTCCTGTTGGGACTCCTGGACAGCGCCGAAGGCTTCCTGGCCAAGGGGGCCGTCATGGAGGCGCACCGGGCCAACAGTGAATTCCACGATGCCATCACCGGCATCGCGGACAACAATTTCCTCAAGTCGGCCCTGGAGCCCCTTCAGGGCCGCATGCACTGGTTGTTCCGGCACGTCAGCGACCTGCCCGAACTCATCCGCGAGCACCGCGAGCTGTATGAGGCAATCGCCAGCGGGGACCCGGACCGGGCCGCGGCACAATCCGCGTCCCACATCGGCAAGTACCGCGAGCAGTTTCCCGAGGACTTCCAGAAAACCGAACCCCAACTCCACCGGAAGAAATAA